TAATACAATTGCTGAAGACCCAAAAATAGGGCCAAAGTCTTTGGTCTAACCTCAAGGGGCCTAAGCCCAACCACCAGGTCCAAGGCCCAAGTGCCAAGGACCTTGGCTCGAGCGCTGGAGACTAAGCCCACAATTGACCATCAAGGTTTTGAGCAAGGGAGTAGGGGTTTCTCGAGCACGAGCATTGAGACACTAGGCTCAACCTCGGTGGGCCGAAGCATGGGTGTGAGTTGCCATACTCTAACATCAATTCTAATCACATTTTGAAAagtgatttttgatttttttttaaaagacaaaataattttcctaaatttaagcaaaagttttctgctagctatgtaaaaaaattctccatttgACCTGCTTGCCTTAGAACattgaaaattaagaaaaatatttttagatagtaaatttttcacaaaacaaattatACTCATGCTCTCATAGTTACAAAGATATCCACATACTTAGATATATATAGGTATTATGGAGCTTCCCAACTAGTTAATCCTCACGAGAGtacttatgaaaaaaatattgagtgGTTTCAAAGCCACATGAGTGACTAATGTAGTGTGTACTTTAAACTTACATCCCATCATGATTGACACATGTGAATTGacttgaaaattaaataaataaaaaatgaaaattctctcCGAGAAATTTGGAGCATCTTTGCTTTGTTGCCCAGAAAGATCCGTTCGTTGCTCGTCCATGGCCATCATCCGTCTCGTTTGTCCATGATGTAACATTTTCAAATGACATTTCAACGATTTTGTCTGTGTGTTTCAGTGGAACCAACCTTCGCACCTCCCCCTATTATTGCAACGTCATGTTGGGTCATCATCTTGTATTTGGCTAGATTTGGAGTGATGGCCACGAGTGTGGATGGCTCCCATGCCAGATTTGGCACCATGGACAAGTAAGGCGCCACCCACAGATGACGGTTCATCCATGGAAGCCTCTCTTATAGCTAAATATGCAACCTAGTATGGAGTGAATAGATTGataaactaaacttaaaaaCTTGTTGAAATTATTTAAAGTCGTGTTTAATGCATATAAGAGTAGTTTCATATATGTGAGAGTAAACAGATGATATCAAATATAGCATGCCcttatcaaataaatttgaaaataaatagagaaagaTAGAAAAGTTGCATGCTAGTCTTATAGTTATTTGGCTGAGACCAAATCCATTCCATTCTCCTAGACTAATAGGCACCAAcaagctggatttcactaacaATTCTTTGAGAGGTTACAATGTAACTCGTGCTACTTCTACCTAAAGTCAAAAGATCACACTACTAATCCTAAGCACTACTACAATACTCATACACTTCTCAAAAGAAATTACAATCACTCTCAATAAAACCGAATTGCTCAAGTGATATAGCAAACCACTTTTATCAGGGACGTGTCGGTCTAACAAAGCTTACTGCCAACAGTTGGCTTACATACCACCTTCCACTTTATCTTCATAAGTATGATCACAACCGCATGAGCTATTTACCTGGTCATGGTGCCTCCAAATCTTAATGAACTTCCCATTCTTTGACTTGTTCAACTCCATTAAGGTTCTTCTACTCTTATTTAGTCTTTCACTCCATACTTCATAATCTATCAGTGGTGATGGAGTCCTTGCATTTGTGTAACTTGAGATAAGACCAATTTATCTAACATTTGATATAAATAAATggttttgtcaattttgaaatatcacatgagGTTTTCAAACAAATTCTTTGCTTCATCCTAACCTTGGCACCTCTCGAAAAATCAAATAGAGAAGCTTCTTTACATCTGCAAACTTCCCGCAACATCTATGGAACACATTTCGGTCCCATCATTGCTTGTCCAAATTTGGCCTCTTTGACGGCCGTGAACCTTGCTTGTCAATGACTGGCAAGGTGGGCTCATCCTTAAACAGGCGACCACGGCTCAGCTAGCTAGTCATGCGTGAGCAGAGGAATGGATGAGAAATGGAGAGAAtcgagattttgaaatttttttcattgactccatATCAACTAATGATATGGCATTATGGACATTTGTCAATTTGCAAGTGGATGTGAGTAAAAGAAATACACGCCACGTCACCTGCTGAGGTGGTGTCTTTGAATTTGTTGAATTGTTTTCTCAACAGCCTAGCTGGgcaattttctttccctttaatTAAATTACAATTCATAAATACACAACAGCTCTAATCAAGCCTGAAGCATCAGGACTCGAGCACGAAGGAGGGGGGATCATCATCCATGGCCAGAAGTCTCGGAAACAAACGGCCCCTCCGCCTCCTGACTCGGTTCCTCGACTCACCGAGTCGCCACCGTTACCTGCTAAccagctcctcctccgcccGATCCCTGCAAACCCTAGCTTACGAAGAGGTACCCCCTCCTCCCTCCGGCGACGCCCCGACGGCATTCGTGCTCCACGGCCTCCTGGGCTCCGGCAGGAACTGGAGGTCTTTCTCTCGCTCCTTGGCCTCCACTCTCTCCGCCGCCTCCCCTCCCTCCggtaccctctctctctccccttctgtGAATGTTTCGTGGAGGACTGgagtctttcttttcttttttcttttgcccaatGCTCTTGGGGGGTGCTTGCAGATTGGAGGATGGTCCTGGTGGATTTGAGGAACCACGGGAGATCGGCCGAGCTGGGGGGCTTCGGCCCGCCTCACGACATGTTCAGCGCCGCCAAGGATCTGGCCGATCTGGTGAAGTCTCGAGGCTGGGCTTGGCCGGACGCCGTGATCGGCCACTCCATGGGCGGCAAGGTGGCCTTGCAGTTCGCGCAGAGCTGTGCTCGCGGGGACTACGGTGAATCCGCCGCGTGTCCCAGACTGGTAGGCGTGTTTCCTCGTCGTTTCTCGAAATGTCGTGATTTGTCTAGCTTCGCAGCTCAGTAATTTGCCCTTAGCGAGCGATAATTTATTGGACGTGCTTGATTACTGGTTAGTTTAGTCCCTTAGATTCTTGAACTTATTGCCAGTCATTTTCTGCAGAAAATGCTTAATTGCTGTACGATGTGATTCATTGAGGGCAGGAAACCCATTATGCTTAAAGAAGCAAAAATGATATTTTGAGTAATGAGGGTCCAAAAGTGCAACTTGACAAGTCCATGAGTTAAATTCCTGCCGAAGTTCATTGTTGTAGAGCACTTGCCATTTCTTGATATGGTAGTAAACTGAGCTTCGACACAAGGCTCTGTCAATCCTTTCCTGGTCTTGCTCGTATTTGTCTTTGATGTGTCCAAACTCTGGTGATATATTTCTTAAGCTGGAATCCTCGACTTTCATTTGTAAGTGAGCAGAATACATGATGTCCCTATACACTTGATGGTGAATGGTAGTGGAGGTTCTTCCATTAATCCGATACTTGCTAGCAAGCGTGCTATTCCATGGGTTTTGTCTAGGAATTGCTTACCTCATTGTAGAAGTCAAAGCATAGTTTAGCTCCATTctacaaatttttttgcaatatGGAATTCACTGTTGTTTGCTTAACAATATGGATAGAATATGTTTCATCACCCCCAAAGCATGTACCATTGGCTCCATAGCCACAAATGAGGTGACTCTTCCCCAGGGTCTTATTCTTTCAGTCATGCTGTTGGGTAGGGTTTACAGAGTTTgagactttttttctttgaaacggTGCCAAGGTGGTACTGCTTGTACGtgtttcattttcaaagtaGTTCTAGCAATTGAATACGAGAGAAAGTATATATGATGCTTTACAGGATGTCTGGCATGAAAAGATATGCTTGATAAGCTAGGGTTCAATTTTCTGATACTTAAGTTGATGGGAGAATTTGTTTGTCTTGAGCTGCTGCAAGAATTTAAATCCTAGCACTCCCTCGTGCAAGTTTCCCTGGTATAATCTTCTTGTTTTAGGTGTCTCTGATGTTCTATCTGATGCTGTCACATCCACATCCTGTGCTTCATGTGTAAGGTCTTGCTTTCACCCAGTAAAAAATGTTAAGAGATATGCTTGATATGCATGGTATATTCGTTTCCAATTAGCCTAAGCTTTTAAATCGTCTGTTTAACACCTGGGAGTGAAATTAATATAGTGGACAGGCCTGTggcattttattttgttccttttctgttttctgctcttgcatgaTTTGTTATGCTGGCCATGCTGTCCTATAATATGAACATGATGTACTATTGAAATTCAAGCCATATTGGTAATTAACTTTTTCCAATCAGGTTATTAAGTGATGTCAATGGCACTGGAAATTTTTGTTTGAGCGATCGTAATTATGATATACGTGTCTCTGCATGTTATGGCACCTAATGTCCTGGGAAAGCAATTTAGTTATTTCTATTTCCTGATGCAGAGCAGCTGGGGGTGCTGGATTCTGTCCCAGGAGAAGTAAAGCCGGATAATAGTGACGGAGAAGTAGAAAAAGTTTTGGAAACATTGCAGAGTTTACCTTCAACAATCCCATCAAGAAAGTAGGATTATCCTTCGTCCTTTGCTAGCATGTTATAGCTACAGTTTTCATGTCTCAGCAATATTCTCTCTTTGTTAATCATGCAAATTAATAATGCAAATGAAGACATTCTGCAGAAAGAAGTGTTTAGAAAGTTGTTCTGGGTACTTCAATACCCCTTAGAAAGGCTTTTTCTAAGTCCACAACATCTTGAGAAGGGCCGTGTGCATCTTCCTTACTGTCATTTATGTTGGATAGTCCAGTATTAGACATGTAAGCAGTATATTGCAGAATTTAACCCCAAAGGGCTGCTCCATTTGAAGAAGAGACATATCTGAACGCTTCTTATCAGGACTCTAAGTTGATTGTCTGTCTCAATTTGTCCAGAGTCGTCATAACTTCTGTTTGGGTATAATCCCAATCATCACGCAGGATTTCTCTTATCACAGTGTGCATCTGAAGATGCAGAGTCCGACACTACGTAAGGGTTGCTAAGAACTTTGTGTTTGATGTTCTTGTTCTCAGGTGGCTGGTGAACCACGTGCTAGAACTCGGTTTCTCAAAGTCCTTAGCAGAGTGGATAGGGAGCAACCTCAAGAAATCTGGAGATCATGAAACGTGGGCTTTTAATCTGGAGGGCGCCATTCAGATGTTCGATTCGTACAGGGAGACATCCTATTGGTCTTTGTTGGAGGAACCGCCGAAAGCCATGGAAATAGCAATTGTACGTGCAGAGAAGAGCGATCGATGGGACCCGGACGTGATACAACGGCTCGAAAGACTTCCTAGTTTGGGAAGGGACCGATCCGAAGGGAAGGTTTCGGTTCATGTTCTTCCTAATTCTGGCCACTGGGTTCATGTGGACAATCCGAAGGGACTTCTCGAGATTGTGGCTCCAAAGTTCATGTCCATCTAGCCTTGCCCTACCGGAATTCTGATTTCCTAGGTGCCCGCCAGTGCCGAGCTAGTGGCTTTTCATTCTTGCCTGTAACTATTGAAATTGGGAAGCTCTGCTTTGATGCGAATAAAATCTGTCCTGACGTTATCTCGGCGCGATAGATAGCGTGCCTTGCAGATAGCGTGCCTTATTTATCCTCTTTTCATGTAGAAGGCGCAGTTCAGGTTCAATGACCTTTCTTTGATTCACATAATCGGTCATTTGGATTCGGCGAATgcttatattttcatttattctcaATGCCAGGTCTTATGGTGATTGCTCTTAATGATGttgcaggttttttttttttttttccacttaggATGGATTAGTTTCACCGGAAGATGAGCGATTTGGAAATGATAGCTTATATTGccttaaaaaagaatgaatggatttttttttcattttttaatgaaaatagttagacatagattattatcaataacaaaaatattttcattgattaatttttccaaataatataaataatcatttttttaaaaatatttttcaaatcattcatttttcacaaaacgaACACTTtatatatatcataaaaaaattcccaattGAGAATATTAATATCCTTCTATGTATCTCAAACGAATTTTcgtattatagaaaattttaaattaatatatatatatgatatatttattttaaattaattttcatataacaaaaaatcttaaattgatgcTTTGTGACATACTTAATGCCTCGATGCTTTTACAACTTCCCGAAGGGCGGCAATCCAATGAAGGCCccatttggtttgattttggggAATATATTTGcgaaatgcaaatacttttgggTGAAAAAGgttttcgaaatgcaaatagCATTTGGTGAATTGTAATTCTAACGTGTATTGAGAaacaattttggctaaaataccgtttgataaaatttgcatttataaatgacttttattaaatttaaaaaaaaacatttgtagTTTATTTTTTGAAGTTTAGCTACTAATCGGCAAATTCTGGCAACCGAACCATCGAATCTAGCCGCCGAACGACCAGATCTAGCCCTCGAACGCCGTCACCTAAGGTTGCCCACCTTAGACGAGGCCGCCTAAGGTTGCGCGACCCCAGGCATTGGCTGCCTAGGTTCGCGTGGCCGCCTAGGGTGCGCAACCTCAGGCGGCCACCTAAGTCATGTGATTCAAGCCATTAGTTGCTTGGGTCGCGTGACCCACGCGTAGCCTAAGGTCCGGCGACGGTTGCCAAGGTTGGGCGACCCTCAAGCGGCCGTCGCCGGCGTGCACAACCCCTTGGTAGGTGATTGTGGTCTTTTGATCAGCTTTTCttaaagaagatgaatagtaaccgGAACTTGCATTCTAAAAATGCAAGTTTCCAAAGGACCTTTAGACTTGTTTTGGACTAAGGGCCTTTAAAATCCTTTAAagatataattatattttcccaaagttGAGCAAAACCACGAACTAAACCTGTTTGCATTTGGTCAAGGGACTTTAGAATCCCAAAACCCGttccaaaagccgaaccaaacgtgGTCGAAATTTGATAGTCAAGGggccaaaatgaaaaatcatttttcggTGCTAGTTTTCGGGGCCATAAGCGAAAATACGCAAGAATAGAGAAATTGCATTATGGACCCCGCTCGGCCCAACAAGCCCAAAAGAAAATGTGGGGTCAAGGCTTGAGGGAGGGACTCGAGAGTCAAAGCCCTAGCTGAGCAGAAGCCCTATAAAAGCCTCAGAGttctcttcctccctccctctccccctcgtcGCACCGCCGAGACGCGCAGAGAgagaatcgagagagagagcgaagatGCAGATCTTCGTGAAAACCCTAACCGGCAAGACCATCACCCTCGAGGTCGAGAGCAGCGACACCATCGACAACGTCAAGGCCAAGATCCAAGACAAGGAAGGTCCGTCGCC
The sequence above is drawn from the Eucalyptus grandis isolate ANBG69807.140 chromosome 11, ASM1654582v1, whole genome shotgun sequence genome and encodes:
- the LOC104427741 gene encoding protein ABHD11, whose protein sequence is MARSLGNKRPLRLLTRFLDSPSRHRYLLTSSSSARSLQTLAYEEVPPPPSGDAPTAFVLHGLLGSGRNWRSFSRSLASTLSAASPPSDWRMVLVDLRNHGRSAELGGFGPPHDMFSAAKDLADLVKSRGWAWPDAVIGHSMGGKVALQFAQSCARGDYGESAACPRLLGVLDSVPGEVKPDNSDGEVEKVLETLQSLPSTIPSRKWLVNHVLELGFSKSLAEWIGSNLKKSGDHETWAFNLEGAIQMFDSYRETSYWSLLEEPPKAMEIAIVRAEKSDRWDPDVIQRLERLPSLGRDRSEGKVSVHVLPNSGHWVHVDNPKGLLEIVAPKFMSI